The genomic segment CAGCTTTAGTGTCGGAGCAGGTCAAGAAAGGCACTAAGGGGGttacgtaataaaaggcactatgttatAATTTTTACTATACTTCATTAAATATGTCCTTGCCCTCTCAAAGCACATTCTCCCTGCTCCTGCTTTGCCTGGGAGTCAAATTCTATAACGGAATGCTCCCTCCTCTGCTATTGGTTTAGAGTTCATGTCATTCTGAAGTGTGGCATCCAATAAAAACTGATTCAAAATAGTGCTGTTTGCATTATTACAATAAAATAGTTCTGGGATTGAAAGCTGTTCCCCTGAGGGGATGCTATTTCACACAAATAAAGAAACAGATGGGGTCCCTCTGCACCACCCCCCCAATTCCAGCACTGATTTTATTCTCATTTGTGTGTTTgaagtgtttatttaaaaaaataatggccAGTCTGGCAGTTCTTATAACACCCTGTGTGACTGCACATGTGAAACACTGGCTGGGATTGTGGGTGTCTCTCCCCAACAAAACTGGCTGTAATCATGAATTCTGCATCATTTATTAATGCACAGTACCAGGCATTACTGACTCTGTAAAATATCTATGATTTTCTTAATAACAGATTGCCGAGGATTTCTGCAAGATTCAGGAACACATGAAACATTTCATTATACATATGAAAGAATGTATTAGCCTGTTGTACCATATTGCAGACTGTATAGAGAAAGTGCACAAGGACACCACCATTGCCAACATAGCAGGGAGCACAGCAGGAATAGCAGGAGGCATCACCGCCATTGTAGGCCTTGCACTGATTCCCGTTACACTGGGTGCCTCAGTGATCGTCAGCGCTGTTGGAGGAGCAGTTGCTGCTGCCGGagggctcactggggcaggatcttccattgttgattttttttacattaaaaaacaatGCAGTGAAGCAGAGAAAATTTTAAAGGCATTTATGaatgatgtaaaatgtataaaagatTATCTGTCAAATATCGATATTCAGTTGGAAGCAATAAAATCTCTGTTTGGTGAGAACACATCTGAATATTCCAGATTTACCAACTATTTGTTAAAGTTTTATCTGCCCTTAAAGGAGGAGAGTTTACTCTTCATCTCAGAAAATGAAGGATTTAATGCTTTAAAACAGTTTGCTGATTTGTTCAACTTCAAAACCCTTACAGCTCTAGTGCCCAGTTTAATTGAAACTGCAGCCCAGGCAGGATCTAGTGGAGCCAAGGCAGCATCTAGCGGAGCCCAGGTAGCATCTAGCGGAGCCCAGGTAGCATCTCGTGGGGCCCAGGTAGCATCTCGTGGGGCCCAGGCAGCATCTCGTGGGGCCCAAATAGCATCTAGTGAGGCCCAAATAGCATCTAGTGGGGTAGTGGTAGTATCTAGTGCGGCCAAGGCAGCAGTAATTGCCAGTGGGGTGTTTGTAGCACTGGGTTTAGTGATTGATATTGTCTTTCTTGTAAAAAATTCAAAGCATCTCCATGAAGGAGCTAAGACTGCGCAGGCAGCAGCTATAAGGAGCATTGCTAGTGCTTTAGAGAAAGACTCAAAAGCTTTTGAAGGTAAAAATGTACAGGAAAACTGTGAAATGAATCTCCATGAAGGGACTAAATCTGAGCAGGAATCAAAGACAGAAAGGACCATTGGGACAACTTTAGAGGAAGACACAACACTGTTAAAAAGTAAACAATGAAGTTTTCTGCACTTAATCCACATAATCAAATTTGCCAAGGTGTACATGCGTATAATATACATGTCTGCAGAACATGCACAGTCAGTTATATGGTCTCATCATCTCTCAGCGTTCCCAATCCAGCTCATAATCCTAATGGAGCTGAGAACCCAATTATAAAACCCTTCTAAACCGTAACCAGACCAGCCTGAATTTAATGTAGAGACCTGGAAATAAGTAACTAGTTCTCTTTATGGCATTCTGGCTTCATCTAGGGATAGATACATCTAGACACCCATCACATGGGGTGAAATGTAAAAGAAATCTGTCTTAGCTTTGGTGGACCTTTTGTATCTTTACTACTGATTATTATAAATTGTTTACTCATTTTTCGGATGCTGCATTTACATGTATCTGATGatccattttgtgtttttttttgcatatttgtttACTATTGTTGTAATGTTTTTACTATTGTTGTAATGTTTTTCTTTGACTTGTTGTATATAGTCAATAAGGGATAGAGaaggtcatttattaacactgggcacatttgcccatgggcagtaacctatggcaaccaatcaaattgttgcattcattgttctgcctgcagctggcagtaaaaagccaatcactggtaGGTTGCTAGAAGTTATTGCTcataggcaaatttgccctgtgttgataaatgagccacaaTTGTCtttctaaaggagaactaaagcttaacaaagaagtaggctaaagGCAACCCCGGCCCTTTatcaggaaagatctgtgccccaaaagaTGCCCCGGTAGCttcatttctgctgattcactgcacatcctCTGTGCTACTGTTACTTACCTGAGCTTGGGGACTGACTTACAatataccatacctcccaacatttgaaaaatggaaagagggacaaaaagaaatcctGCGCATACAtgccctaaataccactcccattttactaaatttggcaggttatttaaagtttgaacacattttgctAGTTTTGCTAAAGAGGTGAaattagcttattagttacagttgtatctaagtgcaggtgttgcttgtttAGTTTTCTGGGCTACCTATTTAATTacgtttgagaaacattgtatctttttaagcattcagtgcaggagatcaaagagaaatgaggaacttttcagtaagaatccgggactgcgggctgagctgttaaaagagggactgtcccgtgaaaatcaggacagttgggaagtatgatataaatactgtgtaaataatggaatataaaagtcacaatatagagctaattagcaattaatttggACTctaagaggtgcttaagggggaAAATTATGTACAAAGAGATAATACCATAAACTCTCTAATGatttattcaccagtagatccttccagcagGCACAAGGGCATTGTTAGTTATaatagtgagagctgtgaagctgtaGCTACTGAAGGGCTACTGAAATTAATTCCTAGTTCAACATTTATCCAGatactggtcccattgccatcttaaagtcaggaagaaat from the Xenopus tropicalis strain Nigerian chromosome 5, UCB_Xtro_10.0, whole genome shotgun sequence genome contains:
- the LOC101730357 gene encoding apolipoprotein L3, producing MKHFIIHMKECISLLYHIADCIEKVHKDTTIANIAGSTAGIAGGITAIVGLALIPVTLGASVIVSAVGGAVAAAGGLTGAGSSIVDFFYIKKQCSEAEKILKAFMNDVKCIKDYLSNIDIQLEAIKSLFGENTSEYSRFTNYLLKFYLPLKEESLLFISENEGFNALKQFADLFNFKTLTALVPSLIETAAQAGSSGAKAASSGAQVASSGAQVASRGAQVASRGAQAASRGAQIASSEAQIASSGVVVVSSAAKAAVIASGVFVALGLVIDIVFLVKNSKHLHEGAKTAQAAAIRSIASALEKDSKAFEGKNVQENCEMNLHEGTKSEQESKTERTIGTTLEEDTTLLKSKQ